In the Glycine max cultivar Williams 82 chromosome 6, Glycine_max_v4.0, whole genome shotgun sequence genome, GGTCATAATTGAGAAACTCTTGAGAAGTTTCATTTGCTAGTCTGCAATCAGAAAACAGTTTTGGGTCTAATTGAGAAATTCTTGAGAAGTTTCATTTGcttctgttttattttatcatgataGTATTATTAGATGAACTTGATGGGTGTGTTGAATTTGCTAAAAAAAGTAagcaaaaaacagaaaaaagtatTTGTTCCATGTTTGGTTTTAGAATGGTCATGGGACGAAACAAAACAATAGATGAAGCACAGGACAAAGTTGTAAATATTTGTTACTCACTAAATCAGTTGATAACTTCTCACGCACATCatccaaaagtaaaaaaaaaaaacattaatttggcTAAATCTTATATCACAACCCCTTCCTCCACCATCAAAACTGTTTGTGTTGTGCATCAACCACTAAACACCACATGAAACAAGTTATGCTATAACCCGGCTTCTTGTACCGTGTTGTTTTACTTGTCATGTCCCTCTGTATGTGTCAAACACTACAATCTCGATAAAgtacatttttgttctttaacAAATGGCAAGTACAATAATAACAACTTGGAGAGTAATATGATTTTATTACATCAGATAATGGTAGTTGGTGAATGTACCTTTGGAAAACTGTATCTGGCAAAAGTATAATTGTAAGAACATGAAAGATCAATAGAACTGTCATCCTTAGCTAATGTGGTTGGTGGCTAATATTGATGGCCATAGTGAATTATCtgtattttattcataaatttttagtAAAAGGCTTGATTTGACAATACCCTGTTAATTGTGTGGCTGTTTGGTGCAATATTTAAATACCATGCCCCATTCAATTCTGTGCAGAATTTTGCATCTGCAGCTGTGGCTTTGAACACTGACCCTAGTTGATATTATTGAAGTTTGAATTATTATCATATTAGAGAAGAGAAACTTTATAAGGATCACTAACATTGTGTTTCCTTAATGTGGTAAATTAGAGAATAAAAACGTGCCATGAGTATATGGATCATGAGGGACGTACCCAACAGTCATTGGTGATCAGTACTCCAAAATATCATAAGCGTTATATCTTGCCAGGCAAGTATCTTGAATTTTCCtcaactttttcttcttatggtgctgctttctttttccatttctaTTATATTTAGTTTCTATTACTGTTGAAAAGTATGTTTGTGATGTTGAATGATCACATATTCACATTCCTTAAATTCATAAGTTCAGTTGGGGAGACCATGCATGGTGCCAACCGCACAAAGTCAAAACATGTGGGGTACAACCTAGATGACGAAGATGAATGGCCTAACTTTAGGAATGGTATCTCTTGCTACCCTAATATTTTAATTCCACCAATCTAGGGGTTAACCTTAAGTATAAACTTATATTCCTTTTATTACGTTTGTATCCCAAAGCTGTTCGAGCTACTATCAGAGAAACACCACCATCTACAGCAAGGTAACAACAAATTCCACTTATTATTATAGGATTGATCTAGTCATTGTCTCAATGAGGATCTTGATGTAAATCTTTACTGTGATGCAGAAGAGGGCGCTCCCCATCACCATCTTTACAACCTCAGAGATCTGGAGCTTTTTCATTCACTTCGACCATGCCTAAAAAAGATTTAGGTTGTATGCACATAGTATACTAAATCTCAATTCTCGAGTTTATTTGGTTATTACTGATGTCTTCCATATTGATTCCTTATATTTCTTTGTCATTTTCACATAAAGGATGAAGATATACATCTCATTATGTTTGGATTTACAATCTTGTTACATGTACTGAAGAGAGGCGATCGGTTTCACCATACCGGTTCCCCCTTCTACGCACTGGATCTCGGTCATCAAGTAGGCCTACAACACCTAAAATAAGCAGACCAACCACTCCAAATCCAAGCAGACCCACCACACCAAATCCTTCTAATGCAAGACAAAGGGTGAGTAACGTGAATCATGGTTGTTTTCTCAGCATGTCACCTATAAATTCTGTAGTTTCCTTAACTGCATCTCCATTTATGTTTCCACCAGTACCCTTCAGAGCCGCGCAAATCATCTTCAATGCGATTATCCGCAGAAAGAGACCATGGCAAAGAACTAGAACAATACCCCAGTAAGAGTAAACGTCTCCTGAAGGCCTTACTAAGCCGGCGCAAGTCTAAGAAGGATGACATGCTATACACATACTTGGACGAGTACTGATACTATAAAACCTATAGAAAGCAAGGGAAACAAGTCAATTTTGCTTGCTAGTTTGATAGGTTGCACTTTGTCATTTAAAATGAACGTTTATACggtaattttcttttatctgtATTTTAAATTAAGTGTAACTAAGCACACAAAATTATGATGTGTGATAATGTAATAGTTCAAGCTTTATTTTCAAGATGAATGTTATATAATCGAGTAAATTTGGCTTCATTTTCTGTCTTTTGTAGCAACTTGAAATTCAAGGTGTCCAACTATTTTCACTGTGACCTACTAATCTTGGGTATGTTAAATGCAATTCAAtgattttacatatatttttcggtcttaaatattatttaaaaaaaatgaaagatgtcAAAATGTGTCCTTGTCAATGCTCATAATATCTTGCACCTAAAGTGGATGCGCATCAATTCAGATTCGAAGTTACAGCCAACTACTATAACCTATACTGTCATTTTCCTTCTGAATAAATgcatttaaaagttatttttaaatattgtacCAAACATTGTTTCACATCTTTCATTTAGCTCAACTGATAAGAggagataaatttaaataatgttttgtgGACCCATAAATACTGTTTATAACTTGGATTCAATACTTCCATTGCTAATTTTTACAATGCTTTTTAGATTCTTTaggatgcttcttttttatctattttttttttcatttcaaacacttccaattttaataatttctggATTTAATTTTCcagaaactaaaatctaaaatGCGGGCACATACATAAGTTATTGTTcatggtcaaatgactaaaatGAGTTGCAAAgttgatgtaaatattttttttccaccaaGTATTTAACACTTGCATATTAAAACTTGAACCATTGATTAAGCATTCTTATGTGAGTTAATTCAcacattaaatgataaaaatgacgtagatataaatttcaaattttttgtaattaattttctccaattttaaataaatagaaattaaaaacacattagtttttaatgaattaaaaataaaattattattttaggatgtattaatcttaaataaatagagaaaataaaatatatttgttcatataatatttaataattagtatttttacttatttgcaTATTctattacattttaatatttggcATTTAATATTGCaattcatcttttaattttatgtaattaaaaaaaattatatgctagtaaattaacaaaaaaatgaaaggctAGAAACtcgagaaaaaaaacataagagagACAAATGAAAGGAAATTGTTCGCACCTACTTATATTGTtctgaaaatgaatttttattagaagaatgggtgcagaatgaatcaaatttttaaCTGGGGCACCATCTCAGATAACTCTTCTAGACTAGTAAATTAAGTATAACAAAGGTTTTTAAGGCAACAATTTTCTTTACTTGAGTACAGACATTGTTGCCAGGCTGTTGCAAACAAAAATGTGATGTTGAGATTAGAGCGTAGACTAGTGGGGGAAGCGACTTCTGTATTCCATGCTGAAATGCTACTATCGGTTAAGTCCTTGAAAATCAATATTTGCATGGCTTCTATAGCATCCCTCATGAATAATGATATAAATTTCATTGCAGTTAAGTTAAGCATGATCTCAGGCATCCGTAGATAGCATTTCCATCAACAAAAATAATGGCATGCAGATGAAAATTGATTACAAATATACATTTCACCTTGGTTTTTTAAACAATGTATTTGAAATCCTACTTATGCTTAGAACATCAATTAATAACAATTTTCATAGTTAAACAGGAAAGGGTGCACTATTCATGAGAACATTATTAGATCGTTCACAAAAGGATACTCTGAATAATACAATAGAGAGGATACTCAAATCATCATGCATCGTTTCACTTTGTTGGGTTGCAACTGAATCAAAAACGAGTTGAGAAACTACCGGTATAGCTTTTGAAAGTTGTTTCACAACTTCACACAGTCACCTCCTAATCCGGCTAAGGTTGCATATGCATCTATAATGAAGGCATTCTCTTCATATCCACAATCCATTTCAAGGTCACTGTAATTGTCATTTCAGTTTTCAgttattcaatacaaaaattGTTCTAACCAATTTCCCCATATAAAGGTAAGTTTTCAAAGTAGGATTTTCTCAATGTCGAATAATCTGACAAATATGGACATGAGAGACTTGCATGGCAGAATTTGTGATGTCTATCGGTAGAATTGTATTATATAACACTaccagtgattttttttttaaagataatactACCAGTGATGATGTGAATTGAAGAGAAGAGGTGGCAAAGTTCAAGTTTTTAAGAGAGAGATGGCAAAAGAGTGTCTCggatcaaagaaaaataataaaggacTACATATGGCCTTGTACATATTTCAAGTAGCTAAGTACATTTTGATATTTAAAGCAAACAATATACATATCTACCAAACGTATTCCTTCTGCACTACAACAACTAAGCCTTTTCCTATTTAGTGGATCTTTCTGCACTATGTTCTTAAATATATACAACAAATGGTCTCAAATTTATGAGGAATATTTACAAATGATGGCAACGGAAACCGTGGATAACATCATATATCCACTTGTATGAATCTTATCAGCACAACAGAACTCAAATTCCAGAAAAGCATAGCAGAAGCCCGCAATTGATGTTAGTCAATGTCCTTTATAAGGAAGGAAACATCCATCCCATTGTCCAACCAAGAAGCAAACCGGCACCGGCGAGGCCTAATCCCACGGCAGCAACAACGCACTTTGCAATCACACATCTTTTGTTACTATTCCTCCTCTTCCTAGCTTTGCTATTACTTTTCTTAAGCAGCATTCCCCTGCATGGGTCCCAGGGTAAGGATGCTGGAAAGAGATTTAGAAATGACTGGTTTTTGTTTCTGAGTTGCAGACACAGGTTCTCAAGCTGCAGCATGTGGAGCCACTGCTTGTAAGCAAAGAGTTGTGAAGCCTGTCGAAAAAAGAGACTCAGGATGTGCTCCTTCTCGCTGTAAGCTCGCTGCGCTGCTTTCTCAGCCTCTCTTGCTCTTGTTTGAGAGTGACACAAAGCTTTCAACAACTCAGACATGCTACCATTCTCGGAATTTATTTGGCAACCTTCGGTGCTTGAGCTAGAGTCTTTGCTGTGGCTGGAACTAAACATATGGAACAGAGTTTGTTAATAAATTGATCATAGAATAATCATGACATTTCAACTcatcaatataaaaatagtaaaaaaaatttccaaaaaaaaagtcacCTAGTAAGTGGTTGGTATGCATCCTAAATTCTCACTTAAAAAAACTGTTTCATGAGTCAGGAATTCAATACATCTACAATTATAATATATCATTGTATCTTAAATTTCCAACAATGCTTAGCACCTGTGCAACTTTATCTACAATTTTGTGACCTGAATATAACTAACGTTATCCAGCCATATACATAAAATATCACAGAATCTATACACTACTTAAGATGATGGCATACAAAATGCAACCTACAGGTTTGTAACTGAAGCTAGGGTGATGTCAGATAATGGTAAAAAATCAGCTAGTGCATATCAATGACTAAGCAGATCttgtaaaaagagaaaaaaggggGATCACAAGGTTAGAAGGAAAAACATATCTTTCAAGGATTGAAACATAGCTTGAAAAGGGAGTAGTGAGCAACAAGATATATTTCTAAAAGATTAAGAAAAAccattaagaattaaaattgcAAACGTTGGTGGCTCTATACATTTATACAACTGAGTTGCCTATCAGCCACAAAAGGCATGTTTAAATTCAGATAAATATGTACGCTATCAAGTTCCCTGTTAGCATGAGATGGATAACTAAAAGTACTTTTAGGCAAGTATTCAGAGCTAAACACCtgtctaaataaaataaaataattttgaaaccgTCCATGTTAGTAACAATGAGGATGTATCTTCATGATACTTGAAGACCGCTATCCCATTTGAGTTTAAAATGGACAAATGAATACAGTAACATctgatttataataaaaaatgtgaacTATCTCGCACGAAAAATGTAAGGTTTGGCACTGAAAACTAGCTTTAGTCCCCAATCAATAGCATTGGAAAGATCATACATATAATAAGGTAGCATAATATAGTTAGCATCTATAAATAACAACCCTTAACCCTAGTCAAACTTTATAGTTAATTAGGAAGTTCAATACTTTAAAAATGAGGAAACATTAAATTTCTTCCAAAATAAACTGACCATGATGGCAAAGACTGCAGAAagcaattaattttgttttttaagtatcCCTCTACTGCTTTACAGCATTACCTGGAATGCTTGCTTGAATCCTGAAATGAACAGTCAGAAGTGGATATCCCAGTTGTATAACCATCTGCATAGGAAGAACCAGTCTCAGTTTTACGGTTCAAAGATGGTGGAGTCTTATCATGATGGTCAACACCCTTCGGGTAGGGGGGTCTCGGACTAACATGCTTAGTCTGGGGATGAGGGAGATCACAATTCCCAATATGCTCAAGTGACTTCCGAGCAACTAAGGAAGCCAACTCATCTTTTCCCGCAGTGCGCCACCAAGGCCCAGTTTTCTCTGCTCCCATCAAATGTGATTCTAGATCAGATGATGTCATTTTACCTTGTTCAGAGACCAAGAAATTGGAAATATCACAATCCATAAAATGACTATCTGAAAAATAGAATTCCTCCTGATCTTTCTTCTTAGGAGTAAAATGTAAATCAGTATTATTCAGTGAAGCCTCAATTTTTGGCATTCTTGTATTGTTTTTCATACATGTAGGAGAGACAACATGCCACGGCTGCTCTACATATAAATTAGCACTTTCAATATTAGAAAGAAAATCAAAGTCTTTGACCAATTGATCTCCCCCACTCTTGGCACTGCCATTAAGAAATTCAGCATAGAAGGAACCAAGTTCAGACTCGTAGGAATTCAGCTGTTGACATGTATAATTTGCTTCATCCCCCAAGTCACTTTTCACATGTAGCCACCATTTCATTTCTGGTAGCTTATCAGAATTCAGATTATGGGGTACAAAAACTGAATTAGAAAGAATTTGATCATTAATAGAATTATTAGGAACCCAATCAGatactaatttttttga is a window encoding:
- the LOC100781924 gene encoding protein ABIL2, with product MGKVTTSATQPVSQEASNYDEVFMQQSLLFDDSLKDLKNLRAQLYSAAEYFELSYSNDDQKQVVVETLKDYAIKALVNTVDHLGSVTYKVNDLLDEKVVEVSVAELRVSCIEQRIKTCHEYMDHEGRTQQSLVISTPKYHKRYILPVGETMHGANRTKSKHVGYNLDDEDEWPNFRNAVRATIRETPPSTARRGRSPSPSLQPQRSGAFSFTSTMPKKDLERRSVSPYRFPLLRTGSRSSSRPTTPKISRPTTPNPSRPTTPNPSNARQRYPSEPRKSSSMRLSAERDHGKELEQYPSKSKRLLKALLSRRKSKKDDMLYTYLDEY
- the LOC100782455 gene encoding uncharacterized protein isoform X1, whose amino-acid sequence is MASAEGKAPYTANCFTQDFRIPLSSLDHPSSVSKKLVSDWVPNNSINDQILSNSVFVPHNLNSDKLPEMKWWLHVKSDLGDEANYTCQQLNSYESELGSFYAEFLNGSAKSGGDQLVKDFDFLSNIESANLYVEQPWHVVSPTCMKNNTRMPKIEASLNNTDLHFTPKKKDQEEFYFSDSHFMDCDISNFLVSEQGKMTSSDLESHLMGAEKTGPWWRTAGKDELASLVARKSLEHIGNCDLPHPQTKHVSPRPPYPKGVDHHDKTPPSLNRKTETGSSYADGYTTGISTSDCSFQDSSKHSSSSHSKDSSSSTEGCQINSENGSMSELLKALCHSQTRAREAEKAAQRAYSEKEHILSLFFRQASQLFAYKQWLHMLQLENLCLQLRNKNQSFLNLFPASLPWDPCRGMLLKKSNSKARKRRNSNKRCVIAKCVVAAVGLGLAGAGLLLGWTMGWMFPSL
- the LOC100782455 gene encoding uncharacterized protein isoform X2, encoding MASAEGKAPYTANCFTQDFRIPLSSLDHPSSVSKKLVSDWVPNNSINDQILSNSVFVPHNLNSDKLPEMKWWLHVKSDLGDEANYTCQQLNSYESELGSFYAEFLNGSAKSGGDQLVKDFDFLSNIESANLYVEQPWHVVSPTCMKNNTRMPKIEASLNNTDLHFTPKKKDQEEFYFSDSHFMDCDISNFLVSEQGKMTSSDLESHLMGAEKTGPWWRTAGKDELASLVARKSLEHIGNCDLPHPQTKHVSPRPPYPKGVDHHDKTPPSLNRKTETGSSYADGYTTGISTSDCSFQDSSKHSSHSKDSSSSTEGCQINSENGSMSELLKALCHSQTRAREAEKAAQRAYSEKEHILSLFFRQASQLFAYKQWLHMLQLENLCLQLRNKNQSFLNLFPASLPWDPCRGMLLKKSNSKARKRRNSNKRCVIAKCVVAAVGLGLAGAGLLLGWTMGWMFPSL